A genomic region of Streptococcus suis contains the following coding sequences:
- the scrK gene encoding fructokinase ScrK — protein sequence MTKLYGSLEAGGTKFVCAVGDENFQVVEKTQFPTTTPYETIERTVEFFKRYEDRLAGIAIGSFGPIDIDQNSQTYGYITSTPKPHWSNIDLLGLIAKEFNIPFYFTTDVNSSAFGETLVRKGVKSLVYYTIGTGIGAGAIQNGEFIGGLGHTEAGHTYVSLHPYDVKHEFKGMCPFHNGCLEGLAAGPSLEGRTGIRGELIELNSDVWDVQAYYIAQAAVQATLLYRPQVIVFGGGVMAQEHMLNRVREKFVGLMNDYLPTPDVKEYIVTPAVAENGSATLGNFALAKQVSEK from the coding sequence ATGACAAAATTATATGGTAGCTTAGAAGCTGGTGGTACAAAGTTTGTTTGTGCAGTAGGCGATGAGAACTTTCAAGTTGTTGAAAAAACGCAATTTCCAACGACAACTCCTTATGAAACGATTGAGAGAACGGTTGAATTCTTCAAGCGCTATGAAGATCGTTTGGCAGGTATTGCGATAGGTTCTTTCGGTCCAATTGATATTGATCAAAACTCACAGACTTATGGTTATATCACTTCGACACCAAAACCACACTGGTCAAATATTGATTTACTTGGTCTGATTGCTAAGGAATTTAACATTCCATTCTACTTCACGACAGATGTGAATTCATCAGCTTTTGGTGAAACATTGGTTCGTAAAGGGGTAAAGAGCTTAGTTTACTATACAATCGGTACAGGTATTGGTGCAGGTGCTATTCAGAATGGTGAGTTTATCGGTGGCTTGGGTCATACCGAAGCGGGTCATACTTACGTTTCCCTACACCCTTACGATGTAAAACATGAATTTAAAGGAATGTGTCCATTCCACAATGGGTGTTTGGAAGGCTTAGCTGCAGGTCCTTCTCTTGAAGGCCGTACAGGTATTCGTGGTGAATTAATCGAGTTAAATTCAGACGTTTGGGATGTGCAGGCTTACTACATTGCTCAAGCAGCAGTACAGGCAACCTTGCTTTATCGTCCGCAAGTAATTGTATTTGGTGGAGGAGTTATGGCTCAAGAGCACATGCTTAATCGTGTACGTGAGAAGTTTGTCGGTTTGATGAACGATTATCTCCCAACACCAGATGTCAAAGAATATATCGTAACGCCAGCTGTTGCTGAAAATGGTTCTGCAACTCTTGGGAACTTTGCTTTGGCAAAACAGGTATCAGAAAAGTAA
- a CDS encoding M24 family metallopeptidase has protein sequence MQKRLEKFEAKLAQSTVDGILVTGQNNIYYLTGFWGTEATVFISGKRRLFVTDSRYTLIAKASVKGFDIIESRFALEEIVKVIKEDGLETIGFDSQVTYGFYQSLTSIFEGYQLVAMSNFIEDLRMIKDEKEIATIRRACQISDQAFIDVLDFIKPGQTTEMDVNHFLDHRMRQLGAEGASFEFIVASGYRSAMPHGRASEKVIQAGETLTLDFGCYYQHYVSDMTRTIHIGHVTDQEREIYDVVLRANKALIEQAKEGVTYREFDAIPREIINAAGYGANFTHGIGHGIGLDIHEYPYFGKSDETIKAGMVLTDEPGIYLDDKYGVRIEDDLLITEKGCEVLTLAPKELIVI, from the coding sequence ATGCAAAAAAGACTTGAAAAATTTGAAGCAAAATTAGCTCAATCAACGGTTGATGGAATCTTGGTGACTGGTCAAAACAATATTTACTACCTGACAGGTTTTTGGGGGACAGAGGCGACTGTCTTCATCAGTGGCAAGCGTCGCTTGTTTGTGACTGATTCGCGTTATACCTTGATAGCCAAGGCATCAGTAAAAGGTTTTGATATTATCGAGAGCCGTTTTGCCCTTGAAGAGATTGTAAAGGTGATTAAGGAAGATGGGCTTGAAACCATTGGTTTTGATAGCCAGGTGACCTATGGTTTCTATCAAAGTCTGACCAGCATTTTTGAGGGTTATCAACTGGTTGCCATGTCAAACTTTATCGAAGACTTGCGCATGATTAAGGATGAGAAAGAAATTGCGACCATTCGCCGTGCATGTCAAATTTCGGATCAGGCTTTTATTGATGTTCTTGACTTTATCAAACCAGGTCAGACGACTGAGATGGACGTCAATCATTTCCTTGACCACCGCATGCGTCAACTCGGTGCAGAAGGGGCATCATTTGAGTTCATCGTGGCATCTGGCTACCGCTCTGCTATGCCTCATGGAAGAGCGTCTGAAAAGGTTATCCAAGCTGGTGAGACCTTGACGCTGGATTTTGGTTGCTATTACCAGCATTATGTCAGCGATATGACACGGACCATCCATATCGGTCATGTGACAGATCAAGAGCGTGAGATTTACGATGTGGTCTTGCGTGCCAATAAGGCTTTGATTGAGCAGGCCAAGGAAGGTGTCACCTACCGCGAGTTTGACGCTATTCCTCGTGAGATTATTAATGCGGCGGGTTACGGAGCCAACTTTACACACGGGATTGGGCACGGAATTGGTTTGGATATTCATGAATATCCGTATTTTGGAAAATCTGACGAGACTATCAAGGCAGGTATGGTCTTGACGGATGAGCCTGGTATCTATTTGGATGACAAATATGGTGTCCGTATCGAAGATGACCTATTGATTACAGAAAAGGGTTGTGAAGTCTTGACATTAGCTCCCAAGGAATTGATTGTCATTTGA
- a CDS encoding sucrose-specific PTS transporter subunit IIBC, with product MNNTEIAKKVIDALGGRENVRSVAHCATRLRVMVVDEGKIDKDTVEDIEKVQGAFFNSGQYQIIFGTGTVNKIYDEVVALGLPTATTGEQKAEAAKQGNAFQRAIRTFGDVFVPIIPAIVATGLFMGLRGLLGALGYTLPEDLNVYSQILTDTAFIVLPALVVWSTFRVFGGNQTIGIVLGMMLIAGQLPNAWVVASGGDVKPTIFFGFIPVVGLQGSVLPAFIIGLIGAKFEKAVRKVVPEVLDLLVTPFVTLFVMSILGLFVIGPVFHVVENYILAGTQAILNLPMGLGGLLIGGVHQVIVVSGVHHIFNFLEAQLVANTGANPFNAIITAAMTAQGAATVAVGVKTKNPKLKALAFPAALSAFLGITEPAIFGVNLRFRKPFLLSLVAGAIGGAVASLLGLAGTGMGVTIIPGLTLYAGNGQILPYILMVAVSFALGFALTYLFGYENEEKEVKKPSTSAQETAETLEEAETGLVAEETLVSPLSGDVVALENVNDPVFSSGAMGKGLAVKPSEGVVYAPADAEVTIAFETGHAYGLKTASGAELLIHIGIDTVSMNGNGFEKLVAAGDKVKAGTPIAKFDAAKIAEAGLDDTTMIIVTNTADFAEVSPLAEGTIAHGVEFLKVAK from the coding sequence ATGAATAATACAGAAATTGCAAAAAAAGTCATTGACGCCCTTGGTGGACGTGAGAACGTACGCAGTGTTGCCCACTGTGCGACTCGCCTTCGTGTTATGGTTGTTGATGAAGGAAAAATCGACAAGGATACAGTCGAAGACATCGAAAAAGTACAAGGTGCTTTCTTCAACTCTGGTCAATACCAAATCATCTTTGGTACTGGTACAGTAAACAAAATCTACGATGAAGTGGTTGCCCTTGGTTTGCCAACAGCGACTACTGGTGAGCAAAAAGCTGAAGCTGCTAAACAAGGTAATGCTTTCCAACGTGCGATCCGTACTTTCGGTGACGTATTCGTTCCAATCATTCCTGCTATCGTAGCAACTGGTCTTTTCATGGGTCTTCGTGGTCTTCTTGGAGCTCTTGGTTATACTCTTCCAGAAGATTTGAACGTTTACTCACAAATCTTGACAGATACAGCCTTCATCGTATTGCCAGCCTTGGTTGTATGGTCAACCTTCCGTGTATTCGGTGGTAACCAAACAATCGGTATCGTTCTTGGTATGATGCTTATTGCGGGTCAGTTGCCAAACGCTTGGGTTGTAGCATCAGGTGGCGATGTGAAACCAACTATTTTCTTCGGTTTCATCCCAGTTGTAGGTTTGCAAGGTTCAGTATTGCCAGCCTTCATCATCGGTTTGATCGGTGCTAAATTTGAAAAAGCTGTCCGCAAGGTTGTTCCAGAAGTTCTTGACCTCTTGGTAACGCCATTCGTGACCTTGTTTGTAATGTCTATTCTTGGCTTGTTTGTCATTGGTCCAGTCTTCCACGTGGTTGAAAACTACATCTTGGCTGGTACACAAGCTATCTTGAACTTGCCAATGGGTCTTGGTGGTCTCCTTATCGGTGGTGTTCACCAAGTTATCGTTGTATCAGGTGTTCACCATATCTTTAACTTCTTGGAAGCTCAATTGGTAGCAAACACTGGTGCTAACCCATTCAACGCTATCATCACTGCAGCTATGACAGCACAAGGTGCTGCTACAGTAGCGGTTGGTGTGAAAACTAAAAATCCTAAATTGAAAGCTCTTGCTTTCCCAGCAGCTCTTTCTGCCTTCCTCGGTATTACTGAGCCAGCTATCTTCGGTGTTAACTTGCGTTTCCGCAAACCATTCCTTCTTTCATTGGTTGCGGGTGCCATCGGTGGTGCTGTAGCATCTCTTCTTGGTCTTGCCGGTACAGGTATGGGTGTTACTATCATCCCAGGTTTGACACTTTACGCAGGTAATGGTCAAATTCTTCCATACATCCTTATGGTTGCTGTATCATTTGCTCTTGGTTTTGCTCTTACTTACCTCTTCGGTTATGAAAATGAGGAGAAAGAAGTAAAAAAGCCTAGTACTTCAGCACAAGAAACAGCTGAAACGCTTGAAGAAGCAGAAACAGGACTTGTAGCTGAAGAAACTCTTGTATCTCCACTTTCAGGTGACGTTGTTGCCCTTGAAAATGTTAATGACCCAGTCTTCTCATCAGGAGCTATGGGTAAAGGTTTGGCTGTTAAACCATCTGAGGGTGTTGTTTACGCTCCAGCAGATGCAGAAGTAACAATTGCTTTTGAAACAGGCCATGCTTACGGATTGAAAACAGCGTCTGGTGCTGAACTTTTAATTCACATCGGTATTGATACTGTATCAATGAACGGTAACGGATTTGAAAAATTAGTAGCAGCAGGCGATAAAGTAAAAGCTGGTACTCCGATTGCTAAATTTGATGCAGCTAAGATTGCAGAAGCAGGTCTTGATGATACAACTATGATCATTGTAACCAACACTGCTGACTTTGCAGAAGTATCTCCACTTGCAGAGGGAACAATCGCTCACGGTGTAGAATTCTTGAAAGTAGCTAAGTAA
- a CDS encoding Asp23/Gls24 family envelope stress response protein, with protein sequence MTTEYQGEIVIAPRVLEVITGIAAAKVDGVHSLQNKRVADSWSKTSLNKGVYLETDEEGQVTADIYVYLEYGVNVPAVSMDIQRAVKTAVYNYAEVQVAAVNIHVSGIVPDKTPKPALKDLFGEDFLDEE encoded by the coding sequence ATGACAACAGAATATCAAGGCGAGATTGTTATCGCACCTCGCGTCCTTGAAGTAATTACAGGCATTGCTGCAGCGAAAGTTGATGGAGTGCATTCCCTTCAAAATAAGCGTGTAGCAGACAGTTGGTCAAAAACATCGTTAAATAAAGGTGTTTATCTTGAAACTGACGAGGAAGGTCAAGTAACTGCGGATATTTACGTCTATCTAGAATATGGTGTAAATGTTCCTGCCGTATCAATGGACATCCAGCGTGCAGTCAAGACAGCAGTTTACAACTATGCAGAAGTTCAAGTGGCTGCGGTTAATATCCATGTCAGCGGCATTGTTCCTGATAAAACACCAAAACCAGCATTGAAAGATTTATTCGGAGAGGATTTCCTTGATGAAGAATAA
- a CDS encoding sucrose-6-phosphate hydrolase, translated as MAFTTEERYRAYADWTPEYIEKIKKNTESSPWRTNFHIETPHGLLNDPNGFSYFNGKWTLFYQYFPFGAAHGLKSWVHTESTDLVHFEETGTVMYPDTPLDSHGAYSGSAMEFGDKLFLFYTGNVRDENWVRHPYQIGALMDKDGKIEKIDKVLIEQPEDTTDHFRDPQIFNYKGQYYAIVGGQNLDKKGIVKLYKAENNDYLNWSYVGDLDFANDMTAYMMECPNIAFVGEQPILLYCPQGLDKEVLDYGNIYPNMYKIGQSFDPETASIVEPSELINLDYGFECYATQAFNAPDGRTLSVSWLALPDVEYPTDAYDYQGCLSLVKELTIKDGKLYQYPVDVITSLRKEAQPFSAQKETNNVYELELDFSAGAKHEIVLFANEAEKGLVLSVDTEQGQITLDRGNCGQPFALDFGTSRSCEISPGALTANIFIDKSVFEIFINKGEKVFSGRVFPDADQSGIVITTGNPTGTYYHLDYGRKTN; from the coding sequence ATGGCATTTACAACAGAGGAGCGTTACAGGGCTTATGCTGACTGGACACCCGAATATATTGAAAAAATAAAGAAGAATACAGAGAGTTCTCCTTGGAGGACAAATTTCCATATTGAAACACCACATGGACTGTTAAATGATCCAAATGGATTTTCTTATTTTAATGGAAAGTGGACGCTTTTTTACCAATACTTCCCATTCGGTGCTGCGCACGGATTGAAATCTTGGGTCCATACAGAATCAACGGATTTGGTCCATTTTGAAGAAACTGGTACGGTTATGTACCCAGATACACCACTTGATAGCCACGGTGCCTACTCTGGATCTGCCATGGAATTTGGCGACAAGCTCTTCCTCTTCTATACTGGAAATGTCCGCGATGAAAATTGGGTTCGCCATCCATACCAAATCGGTGCCTTAATGGATAAAGATGGTAAGATTGAAAAGATTGATAAAGTCTTGATTGAGCAACCAGAAGATACCACCGACCATTTCCGTGATCCACAAATTTTCAACTATAAAGGGCAATATTACGCTATCGTCGGTGGACAAAATTTGGATAAAAAGGGGATTGTCAAACTTTATAAAGCTGAAAATAACGACTACCTCAACTGGTCCTATGTTGGTGACCTAGATTTTGCCAATGACATGACCGCTTATATGATGGAATGCCCAAATATTGCGTTCGTCGGTGAGCAACCCATCCTTCTCTACTGTCCACAAGGCTTGGACAAAGAGGTATTGGACTATGGCAATATCTATCCAAATATGTACAAGATTGGTCAGAGTTTCGATCCTGAAACAGCAAGCATTGTCGAACCGAGCGAATTGATCAATCTGGACTATGGTTTTGAGTGCTATGCAACGCAGGCCTTTAATGCACCAGACGGTCGAACTCTATCTGTTAGCTGGTTGGCACTTCCAGATGTGGAATACCCAACCGATGCTTATGACTACCAAGGCTGTCTGTCATTAGTTAAAGAATTAACCATCAAGGACGGTAAGCTCTACCAATATCCAGTCGACGTGATTACCAGTCTTCGTAAAGAAGCTCAGCCATTTTCAGCCCAAAAAGAAACCAATAATGTTTACGAATTGGAACTTGATTTTTCAGCGGGCGCGAAGCATGAAATCGTATTGTTCGCAAATGAAGCAGAAAAAGGCTTGGTCTTGTCTGTGGACACTGAGCAAGGCCAGATTACATTGGACCGCGGCAACTGTGGTCAGCCATTCGCACTCGATTTCGGTACAAGTCGCTCTTGCGAGATTTCTCCAGGAGCTCTCACAGCCAATATCTTCATCGACAAATCTGTCTTTGAAATCTTTATCAATAAAGGAGAGAAAGTATTTTCTGGTCGTGTCTTCCCTGATGCGGATCAGTCTGGTATCGTCATTACGACTGGTAATCCGACCGGAACCTACTACCATTTAGATTATGGTCGCAAAACTAACTGA
- the efp gene encoding elongation factor P: protein MIEASKLRAGMTFEAEGKLIKVLDASHHKPGKGNTIMRMKLRDVRTGSTFDTTYRPDEKFEQAIIETVPAQYLYQMDDTAYFMNTETYDQYEIPVATIKEELLYILENSDVKIQFYGTEVIGVTVPTTVELVVAETQPSIKGATVTGSGKPATMETGLVVNVPDFIEAGQKLVINTAEGTYVSRA, encoded by the coding sequence ATGATTGAAGCAAGTAAACTTAGAGCAGGTATGACCTTCGAAGCTGAAGGTAAATTGATTAAAGTTTTGGATGCAAGCCACCACAAACCAGGTAAAGGAAACACCATCATGCGTATGAAATTGCGTGATGTACGTACAGGTTCAACCTTCGATACAACTTACCGTCCAGATGAAAAATTTGAACAAGCTATTATCGAAACAGTTCCAGCACAGTACCTTTACCAAATGGATGACACAGCTTATTTCATGAATACTGAGACTTACGATCAGTATGAAATTCCAGTAGCGACTATCAAAGAAGAATTGCTCTATATCTTGGAGAATTCCGATGTGAAGATCCAGTTCTACGGAACAGAAGTGATCGGTGTTACTGTACCAACAACTGTTGAATTGGTCGTTGCAGAAACACAACCGTCTATCAAAGGTGCGACTGTTACAGGTTCAGGTAAACCAGCTACGATGGAAACAGGTCTTGTAGTCAACGTACCAGACTTTATCGAAGCAGGTCAAAAACTGGTTATCAACACAGCTGAAGGAACTTACGTATCACGTGCTTAA
- the nusB gene encoding transcription antitermination factor NusB, whose translation MKNNRHALRKCALQAIVSLEFGQEPVQAAQFSYLYDREEEQEGVEIPLFLLNLVNGVADYRDDLDKELSSRLKAGWTLDRLTFIDKNIMRLGLFEILHFEETPDRVAVNEAIELAKEFSDESSAKFVNGVLSQFIKEEA comes from the coding sequence ATGAAGAATAATAGACATGCCCTGCGTAAGTGTGCTTTGCAGGCAATCGTATCACTTGAATTTGGTCAAGAACCTGTTCAGGCAGCTCAGTTTTCTTATCTTTATGATAGAGAAGAAGAGCAAGAAGGAGTTGAAATTCCGCTCTTTCTCCTTAACCTTGTCAATGGTGTAGCAGACTATCGTGATGACTTGGATAAGGAGTTATCTAGCCGATTAAAAGCAGGATGGACCTTAGACCGTTTAACCTTTATTGACAAGAATATCATGCGACTAGGCCTATTTGAAATCTTACATTTCGAAGAAACGCCAGACCGCGTTGCTGTTAACGAGGCTATTGAATTGGCTAAAGAATTTTCTGATGAATCTTCAGCTAAGTTTGTCAATGGAGTTTTGAGCCAGTTTATTAAAGAAGAAGCCTGA
- a CDS encoding LacI family DNA-binding transcriptional regulator has product MVAKLTDVAQLAGVSPTTVSRVINKKGYLSEKTIRNVEEAMRELGYKPNNLARSLQGKSAKLVGLIFPTINNIFYSELISHLEKELFDRGYKTIICNSQHESDKEREYLEMLAANQVDGIISGSHNLGIQDYDRVVAPIIAFDRNLSPSIPIVSSDNFAGGVLAAQTLQKAGCHNPLMITGNDDSNSPTGLRQVGFTSILNKAEVFHISSDFSPVRKEMEIRAILEKQKPDGIFVSGDATAMLVWNVIRSMKLSIPEDIKLIGYDGTSFIENYYPQLTTIKQPLTEIARLLVELLVDKIEGKKLTKTDYILPISLLAGASI; this is encoded by the coding sequence ATGGTCGCAAAACTAACTGATGTCGCACAGTTAGCTGGGGTTAGCCCAACAACTGTCTCCCGCGTTATCAATAAAAAAGGATACCTATCTGAAAAAACCATTCGCAATGTCGAAGAGGCTATGCGTGAACTGGGCTACAAACCTAATAATTTAGCTCGTAGTTTGCAAGGTAAATCTGCAAAATTAGTTGGTCTCATCTTCCCAACAATAAACAATATTTTTTATTCTGAATTGATTAGCCATCTAGAAAAAGAGCTTTTTGATCGAGGCTATAAAACCATTATTTGCAATAGCCAGCACGAGTCCGATAAGGAACGTGAGTATCTAGAAATGTTAGCAGCTAACCAAGTAGATGGGATTATCTCGGGCAGTCACAATCTCGGTATCCAAGACTACGACCGTGTCGTAGCTCCAATTATCGCTTTTGACCGCAACCTCTCTCCTTCCATTCCCATTGTCTCTTCCGATAATTTTGCTGGCGGGGTATTAGCTGCCCAAACCTTACAAAAAGCGGGATGTCACAATCCATTAATGATTACGGGGAACGATGATTCCAATTCACCTACCGGCCTTCGCCAAGTAGGTTTCACATCTATTTTGAACAAAGCCGAAGTTTTTCATATCTCCAGTGATTTCTCACCTGTGCGCAAGGAGATGGAAATCCGAGCCATTCTTGAAAAGCAAAAACCAGATGGTATCTTTGTATCTGGCGATGCAACGGCTATGCTGGTATGGAACGTCATTCGTTCCATGAAACTGTCTATTCCAGAGGATATTAAATTGATTGGTTATGATGGAACCAGTTTCATCGAAAACTACTACCCTCAACTGACAACTATCAAGCAACCATTAACCGAAATAGCTCGCCTGCTGGTTGAACTATTAGTTGATAAAATCGAAGGAAAAAAACTGACAAAAACAGACTATATCCTGCCGATTAGCCTACTAGCAGGAGCTAGTATATAA